In Drosophila pseudoobscura strain MV-25-SWS-2005 chromosome 4, UCI_Dpse_MV25, whole genome shotgun sequence, the following proteins share a genomic window:
- the LOC6902488 gene encoding DNA-directed RNA polymerase III subunit RPC7-like isoform X2: MAGRGRQGKTGTLTVDQLAALGYVKNLPPVQSAVQTTFPPVMKKPIAVETTAAEAYQLMWKAKFLNRMRDSPYYIVSESQENSEQKKALGQAKVKKLPEFNYKTMPKELNMSNTKRHGEDPQPKLLTKKTNIEESLKVLEQTELKTGDEHEQDDAEKERDDAEKERDDAEKERDDAEKERDDAEKEQDDAESEQDDAEKESDMEQDDEMDDPEAALDHEMDDENDYGNSYFDNGEDYSEEDDNLSDGPVI; this comes from the exons ATGGCAGGACGTGGACGTCAAGGAAAGACTGGCACTCTTACGGTCGATCAATTGGCGGCGCTTGGCTATGTGAAAAACCTCCCCCCTGTACAGTCAGCGGTGCAGACAACATTTCCGCCGGTGATGAAAAAGCCCATTGCAGTCGAG ACAACAGCCGCAGAGGCCTATCAGCTGATGTGGAAGGCAAAGTTTTTGAATCGCATGCGGGACTCGCCGTATTACATTGTTTCAGAGAGCCAGGAAAATTCAGAGCAAAAG AAAGCTCTGGGGCAAGCGAAGGTGAAAAAGCTGCCCGAGTTCAACTACAAAACCATGCCCAAGGAACTAAACATGTCGAATACCAAGCGACATGGCGAGGATCCGCAACCCAAGTTGCTAACCAAGAAGACCAACATTGAAGAAAGTCTGAAAGTTCTAGAACAGACGGAATTGAAGACAGGCGACGAGCATGAGCAAGACGACGCCGAGAAAGAGCGAGACGACGCCGAGAAAGAGCGAGACGACGCCGAGAAAGAGCGAGACGACGCCGAGAAAGAGCGAGACGACGCCGAGAAAGAGCAAGACGATGCTGAGAGTGAGCAAGATGATGCCGAGAAGGAATCTGATATGGAACAGGACGACGAAATGGACGATCCTGAGGCCGCACTAGACCATGAAATGGATGACGAGAACGACTATGGCAATAGCTATTTCGACAATGGCGAAGACTACAGCGAAGAGGATGACAACCTGTCTGATGGCCCCGTCATATAA
- the LOC6902488 gene encoding glutamic acid-rich protein-like isoform X1 — MAGRGRQGKTGTLTVDQLAALGYVKNLPPVQSAVQTTFPPVMKKPIAVETTAAEAYQLMWKAKFLNRMRDSPYYIVSESQENSEQKVGREKALGQAKVKKLPEFNYKTMPKELNMSNTKRHGEDPQPKLLTKKTNIEESLKVLEQTELKTGDEHEQDDAEKERDDAEKERDDAEKERDDAEKERDDAEKEQDDAESEQDDAEKESDMEQDDEMDDPEAALDHEMDDENDYGNSYFDNGEDYSEEDDNLSDGPVI; from the exons ATGGCAGGACGTGGACGTCAAGGAAAGACTGGCACTCTTACGGTCGATCAATTGGCGGCGCTTGGCTATGTGAAAAACCTCCCCCCTGTACAGTCAGCGGTGCAGACAACATTTCCGCCGGTGATGAAAAAGCCCATTGCAGTCGAG ACAACAGCCGCAGAGGCCTATCAGCTGATGTGGAAGGCAAAGTTTTTGAATCGCATGCGGGACTCGCCGTATTACATTGTTTCAGAGAGCCAGGAAAATTCAGAGCAAAAGGTCGGTCGAGAG AAAGCTCTGGGGCAAGCGAAGGTGAAAAAGCTGCCCGAGTTCAACTACAAAACCATGCCCAAGGAACTAAACATGTCGAATACCAAGCGACATGGCGAGGATCCGCAACCCAAGTTGCTAACCAAGAAGACCAACATTGAAGAAAGTCTGAAAGTTCTAGAACAGACGGAATTGAAGACAGGCGACGAGCATGAGCAAGACGACGCCGAGAAAGAGCGAGACGACGCCGAGAAAGAGCGAGACGACGCCGAGAAAGAGCGAGACGACGCCGAGAAAGAGCGAGACGACGCCGAGAAAGAGCAAGACGATGCTGAGAGTGAGCAAGATGATGCCGAGAAGGAATCTGATATGGAACAGGACGACGAAATGGACGATCCTGAGGCCGCACTAGACCATGAAATGGATGACGAGAACGACTATGGCAATAGCTATTTCGACAATGGCGAAGACTACAGCGAAGAGGATGACAACCTGTCTGATGGCCCCGTCATATAA
- the LOC6902487 gene encoding uncharacterized protein gives MKRAGFRKAMIEINKVAEEKANGPKHVDEETEQQLKTTAAVTSFQEPSRPANNEENNMVLVYLPYGKVFGININHNKPESFENAAAEQSWINESRKEAKVQKEQMLSGQLDPKSLPGRIIVEPSPNETGRKEERKLMKDILKLENALTIERDFFDLCAKIRQCLPLRQAHVTKCLKNLGRLKKLELTKVMLLRHPESVDTLRKLQGYVGNLKKWKMPRSDKIKFEAQAKIIRQEATIIYARFPKLFDSAETKDFWQEYCKEVKIFKETTKKVNSSIRVALDERMYNNLIKAGQENTPAPAETQ, from the exons ATGAAGCGAGCCGGCTTCCGCAAGGCAATGATTGAAATTAATAAAGTGGCTGAAGAGAAGGCCAATGGCCCAAAACATGTGGACGAAGAAACCGAACAGCAGCTAAAGACAACTGCAGCCGTTACTTCCTTCCAAGAGCCATCTCGCCCAGCAAAC aatgaagaaaataaCATGGTGTTGGTGTACTTGCCATATGGCAAGGTCTTTGGCATCAACATCAACCACAACAAGCCGGAGAGTTTTGAAAATGCCGCTGCGGAGCAGTCATGGATAAATGAGTCACGCAAAGAGGCCAAAGTACAGAAGGAGCAGATGTTGTCTGGACAACTCGATCCCAAATCGCTTCCAGGACGCATTATCGTTGAGCCTTCGCCCAATGAGACAGGCAGGAAGGAGGAACGGAAACTAATGAAGGATATCCTCAAACTTGAGAATGCTCTAACTATAGAGCGGGATTTCTTTGACCTATGTGCGAAGATCAGACAATGCTTGCCGCTGCGGCAAGCCCATGTGACTAAATGTCTAAAGAACCTGGGTCGATTAAAAAAATTGGAGTTGACCAAGGTAATGTTGCTGCGGCATCCAGAGAGTGTGGATACGCTGCGCAAGCTTCAAGGATATGTTGGCAATTTGAAAAAATGGAAGATGCCCCGTTCCGACAAGATTAAGTTTGAGGCACAGGCCAAAATCATTCGTCAAGAGGCCACGATCATATACGCGCGCTTCCCAAAGCTGTTCGACTCAGCTGAGACTAAAGACTTTTGGCAAGAGTACTGCAAGGAGGTCAAAATTTTCAAGGAAACCACTAAAAAGGTGAATTCAAGTATACGCGTCGCATTGGACGAGCGCATGTACAACAACCTCATTAAAGCCGGACAAGAAAATACTCCAGCGCCCGCTGAAACCCAATAA
- the LOC117183188 gene encoding DNA-directed RNA polymerase III subunit RPC7-like isoform X2, translated as MAGRGRQGKTGTLTVDQLAALGYVKNLPPVQSAVQTTFPPVMKKPIAVETTAAEAYQLMWKAKFLNRMRDSPYYIVSESQENSEQKKALGQAKVKKLPEFNYKTMPKELNMSNTKRHGEDPQPKWLAKKTNIEESLKVLEQTELKTGDEHEQDDAEKERDDAEKERDDAEKERDDAEKERDDAEKEQDDAESEQDDAEKESDMEQDDEMDDPEAALDHEMDDENDYGNSYFDNGEDYSEEDDNLSDGPVI; from the exons ATGGCAGGACGTGGACGTCAAGGAAAGACTGGCACTCTTACGGTCGATCAATTGGCGGCGCTTGGCTATGTGAAAAACCTCCCCCCTGTACAGTCAGCGGTGCAGACAACATTTCCGCCGGTGATGAAAAAGCCCATTGCAGTCGAG ACAACAGCCGCAGAGGCCTATCAGCTGATGTGGAAGGCAAAGTTTTTGAATCGCATGCGGGACTCGCCGTATTACATTGTTTCAGAGAGCCAGGAAAATTCAGAGCAAAAG AAAGCTCTGGGGCAAGCGAAAGTGAAAAAGCTGCCCGAGTTCAACTACAAAACCATGCCCAAGGAACTAAACATGTCGAATACCAAGCGACATGGCGAGGATCCGCAACCCAAGTGGCTGGCCAAGAAGACCAACATTGAAGAAAGTCTGAAAGTTCTAGAACAGACGGAATTGAAGACAGGCGACGAGCATGAGCAAGACGACGCCGAGAAAGAGCGAGACGACGCCGAGAAAGAGCGAGACGACGCCGAGAAAGAGCGAGACGACGCCGAGAAAGAGCGAGACGACGCCGAGAAAGAGCAAGACGATGCTGAGAGTGAGCAAGATGATGCCGAGAAGGAATCTGATATGGAACAGGACGACGAAATGGACGATCCTGAGGCCGCACTAGACCATGAAATGGATGACGAGAACGACTATGGCAATAGCTATTTCGACAATGGCGAAGACTACAGCGAAGAGGATGACAACCTGTCTGATGGCCCCGTCATATAA
- the LOC117183188 gene encoding glutamic acid-rich protein-like isoform X1, which translates to MAGRGRQGKTGTLTVDQLAALGYVKNLPPVQSAVQTTFPPVMKKPIAVETTAAEAYQLMWKAKFLNRMRDSPYYIVSESQENSEQKVGREKALGQAKVKKLPEFNYKTMPKELNMSNTKRHGEDPQPKWLAKKTNIEESLKVLEQTELKTGDEHEQDDAEKERDDAEKERDDAEKERDDAEKERDDAEKEQDDAESEQDDAEKESDMEQDDEMDDPEAALDHEMDDENDYGNSYFDNGEDYSEEDDNLSDGPVI; encoded by the exons ATGGCAGGACGTGGACGTCAAGGAAAGACTGGCACTCTTACGGTCGATCAATTGGCGGCGCTTGGCTATGTGAAAAACCTCCCCCCTGTACAGTCAGCGGTGCAGACAACATTTCCGCCGGTGATGAAAAAGCCCATTGCAGTCGAG ACAACAGCCGCAGAGGCCTATCAGCTGATGTGGAAGGCAAAGTTTTTGAATCGCATGCGGGACTCGCCGTATTACATTGTTTCAGAGAGCCAGGAAAATTCAGAGCAAAAGGTCGGTCGAGAG AAAGCTCTGGGGCAAGCGAAAGTGAAAAAGCTGCCCGAGTTCAACTACAAAACCATGCCCAAGGAACTAAACATGTCGAATACCAAGCGACATGGCGAGGATCCGCAACCCAAGTGGCTGGCCAAGAAGACCAACATTGAAGAAAGTCTGAAAGTTCTAGAACAGACGGAATTGAAGACAGGCGACGAGCATGAGCAAGACGACGCCGAGAAAGAGCGAGACGACGCCGAGAAAGAGCGAGACGACGCCGAGAAAGAGCGAGACGACGCCGAGAAAGAGCGAGACGACGCCGAGAAAGAGCAAGACGATGCTGAGAGTGAGCAAGATGATGCCGAGAAGGAATCTGATATGGAACAGGACGACGAAATGGACGATCCTGAGGCCGCACTAGACCATGAAATGGATGACGAGAACGACTATGGCAATAGCTATTTCGACAATGGCGAAGACTACAGCGAAGAGGATGACAACCTGTCTGATGGCCCCGTCATATAA
- the LOC117184102 gene encoding hepatoma-derived growth factor-related protein 2-like: MANENTCKSFNIGDLVFAKVKGYIPWPAVVSNEVNSKKQYTVLFYGTRETGYRQIQDLLPYAENKEKYSTKEYMKRAGFRKAMIEINKVAEEKANGPKHVDEETEQQLKTTAAVTSFQEPSRPANNEENNMVLVYLPYGKVFGININHNKPESFENAAAEQSWINESRKEAKVQKEQMLSGQLDPKSLPGRIIVEPSPNETGRKEERKLMKDILKLENALTIERDFFDLCAKIRQCLPLRQAHVTKCLKNLGRLKKLELTKVMLLRHPESVDTLRKLQGYVGNLKKWKMPRSDKIKFEAQAKIIRQEATIIYARFPKLFDSAETKDFWQEYCKEVKIFKETTKKVNSSIRVALDERMYNNLIKAGQENTPAPAETQ; this comes from the exons atggcaaatgaaaatACTTGCAAATCGTTCAACATTGGCGATCTGGTATTTGCCAAAGTCAAAGGTTACATACCATGGCCGGCAGTGGTTAGCAATGAGGTGAACTCAAAAAAGCAGTACACTGTGCTTTTTTATGGCACGAGAGAGACTGGCTACAGACAAATTCAAGACCTCTTGCCGTACGCCGAAAACAAGGAAAAGTACTCCACTAAAGAGTACATGAAGCGAGCCGGCTTCCGCAAGGCAATGATTGAAATTAATAAAGTGGCTGAAGAGAAGGCCAATGGCCCAAAACATGTGGACGAAGAAACCGAACAGCAGCTAAAGACAACTGCAGCCGTTACTTCCTTCCAAGAGCCATCTCGCCCAGCAAAC aatgaagaaaataaCATGGTGTTGGTGTACTTGCCATATGGCAAGGTCTTTGGCATCAACATCAACCACAACAAGCCGGAGAGTTTTGAAAATGCCGCTGCGGAGCAGTCATGGATAAATGAGTCACGCAAAGAGGCCAAAGTACAGAAGGAGCAGATGTTGTCTGGACAACTCGATCCCAAATCGCTTCCAGGACGCATTATCGTTGAGCCTTCGCCCAATGAGACAGGCAGGAAGGAGGAACGGAAACTAATGAAGGATATCCTCAAACTTGAGAATGCTCTAACTATAGAGCGGGATTTCTTTGACCTATGTGCGAAGATCAGACAATGCTTGCCGCTGCGGCAAGCCCATGTGACTAAATGTCTAAAGAACCTGGGTCGATTAAAAAAATTGGAGTTGACCAAGGTAATGTTGCTGCGGCATCCAGAGAGTGTGGATACGCTGCGCAAGCTTCAAGGATATGTTGGCAATTTGAAAAAATGGAAGATGCCCCGTTCCGACAAGATTAAGTTTGAGGCACAGGCCAAAATCATTCGTCAAGAGGCCACGATCATATACGCGCGCTTCCCAAAGCTGTTCGACTCAGCTGAGACTAAAGACTTTTGGCAAGAGTACTGCAAGGAGGTCAAAATTTTCAAGGAAACCACTAAAAAGGTGAATTCAAGTATACGCGTCGCATTGGACGAGCGCATGTACAACAACCTCATTAAAGCCGGACAAGAAAATACTCCAGCGCCCGCTGAAACCCAATAA